The Coregonus clupeaformis isolate EN_2021a chromosome 3, ASM2061545v1, whole genome shotgun sequence genome includes a region encoding these proteins:
- the LOC121544460 gene encoding nucleolar protein dao-5 isoform X3, with protein sequence MSSKKKHGSNHQLTHLIYRHLKENGFQKAAEELKEHVKKGREPEALSTSLLDIYNKWFGDASKSTKTGTEPDSSELKKDRQADPESSTEISSSEETTPVKASQTPKPQSPAKASPAKAKTAVQRTLGGKGIVVEESTGTDSSEDSESEETPPQKSPAAPKANHVPAAKVKARSEVTPSTPTKAKLTTTSTPKSGASIYTTDTSSDSEEETTVKTPLTPTATPVTPTSKPTSTAKTKATPAKAVVVATPSKAKATTTATPKSTAPESSSCSSESSDSDEESPAVKTPTTPKGTPAKPVTPISKTTSTAKPTTKSKTTAPESSSDSSDLSSDSEEESPATTTAATLKTTSVTQQKATSTAKTKAPPATPVKPVIAATPSKTPASKESSDSSDLSDSDEESPAVKTPTTPKGTPAKPVTPISKTTSTAKPTTKSKTTAPESSSDSSDLSSDSEEESPATKTTTTQAKPTKPASPAKAATVAPPSKAKATATVTAKTTTAESSSDSSDSSDSEEESPAVKTPTTPKGTPAKPVTPISKTTSTAKPTTKSKTTAPESSSDGCDSSSDNEEEGPTVKTQTAPVKQQTATSTAKMKATPVKPVVAATQNKTPVRKKSSDSSDSSSDSEEESPATTTAATLKTTSVMQQKATSTAKTKAHPATPVKPVIAATPSKTPASKESSDSSDLSDSEEESPATAKPTKPASPAKAATVAPPSKAKATATVTAKTTTTESSSDSSDSSDSEEESPAVTTAATPKATPVKQSKPTSTARTKAPPATPVKPVVAATPSKTPASKKSSESIDASSDSEEEGPAAKKAATAAPPANPAKASTVAPPSKAKATATVTAKTTTAESSSDSSDSSDSEEESPVTTTAATPKATPLKQQKATSTAKSKAPPATPVKPVIAATPSKTPASKESSDSSDSLSDSEEEGPAMTTTSKPKATPVTPAKQAKLKVTPATPAKPVVAATPSKAQATPTVTPTRTAPESSSDSSDSPSDIPDEAPAKQAEVELKTPASAKKAQSGGKGKKTASKDLLLLLNSLSSPTAKATEKKRGRSGDSSVEETPAVTVTPAVAPATSKGKKVAAKDKKATSSKKSQASAPSAKRKRGEDKPGDTPVKGKKKKPSPETVMAALPLTLLGPPPTGGDDSSSDSDTDLDVEKWKRLALELSDTDIGKMDTFTALNAPPAPASAAKKTRAPRKPRTKAAPKTPPKPRAKAAPKTPKPKAGAAVKKASPAKKVKTTAEKEDGAEGKGKTKTPAKASKAKSSQAKKAALPTLSVKTPPTPSPEGQAEEINNNNADLTTVADKQPPSTPATTTPNGKLSAKKGKRKNGNNNETKADENPPEPKKKKKRETGEEKTDEKKTETVEEKEPEKEKKKKKKTTKENGAGKEKKEKKKKQEKMRKENETKMEPEKEKKKKKTNENCVDKDPPPPSTTVTPDPPTKKKKKKKLKLSETAVAEMPVTPAQDSIPVQHPPAPTETPPKKKNK encoded by the exons ATGTCTTCAAAGAAGAAGCATGGATCAAATCATCAATTGACCCATTTGATATACCGGCATTTGAAGGAGAACGGCTTCCAAAAAGCTGCAGAAGAACTCAAAGAGCATGTGAAGAAG GGCAGAGAACCAGAAGCTTTGTCAACTTCACTACTGGACATCTACAATAAATGGTTTGGAGA TGCTTCCAAGAGCACAAAGACGGGAACAGAACCAGATTCTTCTGAGTTAAAAAAGGACCGTCAAGCAGACCCTGAAAGCAGCACAGAGATCTCGAGTTCAGAAGAGACAACACCTGTTAAAG CCTCCCAGACCCCAAAGCCTCAGAGCCCAGCTAAGGCCAGCCCAGCTAAGGCCAAGACTGCAGTGCAGAGAACTCTTGGAGGGAAGGGGATAGTAGTCGAGGAGAGCACTGGGACAGACAGCTCAGAGGACTCTGAGAGTGAAGAGACACCGCCACAG AAAAGCCCTGCTGCGCCCAAAGCCAATCATGTTCCAGCTGCAAAGGTCAAGGCCAGGTCAGAGGTCACACCATCGACCCCAACCAAGGCCAAGCTAACAACCACTTCCACGCCTAAGTCTGGGGCCTCCATCTATACCACTGATACGTCTTCAGACAGTGAAGAGGAAACAACAGTG AAAACACCCTTGACGCCAACGGCAACACCAGTGACACCAACCAGTAAACCAACATCAACAGCCAAGACGAAAGCTACTCCAGCTAAAGCAGTGGTTGTTGCTACTCCAAgcaaggccaaggcaacaactACTGCCACACCTAAATCTACAGCACCCGAGTCATCCAGTTGCAGTAGTGAATCGTCAGATAGCGATGAGGAGAGTCCAGCAGTG AAAACACCCACAACACCAAAAGGaacacctgcaaaaccagtaACACCAATTAGTAAAACAACATCAACGGCCAAGCCAACAACCAAATCGAAGACTACAGCGCCAGAGTCTTCCAGTGACAGCAGTGATTTATCATCAGACAGCGAAGAGGAGAGTCCAGCAACG ACAACAGCTGCCACTCTGAAAACTACATCAGTGACGCAACAGAAAGCAACATCAACAGCCAAGACGAAAGCCCCTCCGGCTACCCCGGTTAAACCAGTGATTGCTGCCACTCCAAGCAAGACCCCAGCTAGTAAGGAGTCCAGTGACAGCAGTGATTTATCAGACAGCGATGAGGAGAGTCCAGCAGTG AAAACACCCACAACACCAAAAGGaacacctgcaaaaccagtaACACCAATTAGTAAAACAACATCAACGGCCAAGCCAACAACCAAATCGAAGACTACAGCGCCAGAGTCTTCCAGTGACAGCAGTGATTTATCATCAGACAGCGAAGAGGAAAGTCCAGCAACG AAAACAACCACAACACAGGCGAAACCCACTAAACCTGCTAGCCCAGCTAAAGCAGCGACTGTTGCCCCTCCAAGCAAGGCCAAGGCAACAGCCACTGTCACAGCCAAGACTACAACAGCAGAGTCATCTAGTGACAGCAGTGACTCGTCAGACAGCGAAGAGGAGAGTCCAGCAGTG AAAACACCCACAACACCAAAAGGaacacctgcaaaaccagtaACACCAATTAGTAAAACAACATCAACGGCCAAGCCAACAACCAAATCGAAGACTACAGCGCCAGAGTCTTCCAGTGACGGCTGTGATTCATCATCAGACAATGAAGAGGAAGGTCCAACAGTG AAAACACAGACGGCGCCAGTGAAGCAACAGACAGCAACATCAACAGCCAAGATGAAAGCCACCCCAGTTAAACCAGTGGTTGCTGCTACCCAAAACAAGACCCCAGTTAGGAAAAAGTCCAGTGACAGCAGTGATTCATCATCAGACAGCGAAGAGGAGAGTCCAGCAACG ACAACAGCTGCCACTCTGAAAACTACATCAGTGATGCAACAGAAAGCAACATCAACAGCCAAGACGAAAGCCCATCCGGCTACCCCGGTTAAACCAGTGATTGCTGCCACTCCAAGCAAGACCCCAGCTAGTAAGGAGTCCAGTGACAGCAGTGATTTATCAGACAGCGAAGAGGAAAGTCCAGCAACG GCGAAACCCACTAAACCTGCTAGCCCAGCTAAAGCAGCGACTGTTGCCCCTCCAAGCAAGGCCAAGGCAACAGCCACTGTCACAGCCAAGACTACAACAACAGAGTCATCTAGTGACAGCAGTGACTCGTCAGACAGCGAAGAGGAGAGTCCAGCAGTG ACAACAGCTGCCACACCAAAAGCTACACCAGTGAAGCAATCAAAACCAACATCAACAGCCAGGACGAAAGCCCCTCCGGCTACCCCAGTTAAACCAGTGGTTGCTGCTACTCCAAGCAAGACCCCAGCTAGTAAGAAGTCCAGTGAAAGCATTGATGCGTCATCAGACAGTGAAGAAGAGGGACCAGCAGCA AAAAAAGCCGCGACAGCAGCCCCTCCTGCTAACCCAGCTAAAGCATCGACTGTTGCCCCTCCAAGCAAGGCCAAGGCAACAGCCACTGTCACAGCCAAGACTACAACAGCAGAGTCATCTAGTGACAGCAGTGACTCGTCAGACAGCGAAGAGGAGAGTCCAGTAACG ACAACAGCTGCAACCCCGAAAGCTACACCATTGAAGCAACAGAAAGCAACATCAACAGCCAAGTCAAAAGCCCCTCCGGCTACCCCGGTTAAACCAGTGATTGCTGCCACTCCAAGCAAGACCCCAGCTAGTAAGGAGTCCAGTGACAGTAGTGATTCATTATCAGACAGCGAGGAGGAAGGTCCAGCAATG ACAACAACCTCAAAACCAAAAGCAACACCAGTGACACCAGCGAAACAAGCAAAACTGAAAGTCACTCCTGCTACTCCAGCTAAGCCAGTTGTTGCTGCTACACCAAGCAAGGCCCAGGCAACACCCACTGTCACACCTACAAGGACAGCACCAGAGTCGTCCAGTGACAGCAGTGACTCACCATCAGACATCCCAGATGAAGCCCCAGCGAAGCAGGCTGAGGTTGAACTTAAGACCCCTGCTTCAGCCAAGAAGGCCCAGAGTGGGGGGAAGGGAAAGAAAACGGCTTCTAAGGACCTACTCCTACTGCTGAACAGTCTGTCT TCACCCACAGCTAAAGCCACTGAGAAGAAGCGTGGCAGAAGTGGAGACTCCTCAGTTGAGGAAACTCCAGCTGTTACAGTAACCCCTGCTG TTGCTCCAGCCACATCTAAAGGAAAGAAGGTGGCCGCAAAAGACAAGAAAGCAACCTCATCGAAAAAATCACAA GCCTCAGCTCCATCAGCCAAGAGGAAAAGAGGGGAAGACAAACCAGGGGACACGCCCGTTAAAGGCAAAAAGAAGAAGCCCTCCCCTGAGACTGTCATGGCTGCCCTGCCTCTGACCCTTCTTGGTCCTCCTCCTACAGGGGGAGACGACTCTAGCTCGGACTCTGACACCGATCTGGACGTGGAGAAGTGGAAGAGACTGGCACTGGAACTgtcag ACACTGACATCGGCAAAATGGACACCTTCACTGCGCTGAACGCTCCACCTGCTCCTGCCTCAGCAGCGAAGAAAACAAGAGCCCCGAGGAAGCCCAGGACTAAAGCTGCACCGAAAACGCCCCCCAAACCCAGGGCTAAAGCTGCACCGAAGACACCTAAACCCAAGGCTGGCGCTGCAGTGAAAAAGGCTAGTCCTGCTAAAAAGGTCAAGACTACAGCTGAAAAGGAAGATGGGGCTGAGGGGAAAGGGAAGACCAAGACACCAGCAAAAGCCAGTAAAGCCAAGTCCAGTCAGGCTAAGAAGGCAGCACTTCCCACcctatcagtcaaaacacctcccACCCCATCCCCTGAAGGCCAAGCAGAGGAGATCAACAATAATAATGCCGACCTTACGACTGTGGCAGACAAACAGCCACCCTCCACGCCTGCTACCACAACACCTAATGGAAAACTATCAGCCAAGAAAGGGAAGAGGAAAAATGGGAACAACAATGAGACTAAAGCAGATGAGAATCCACCAGAacccaaaaagaagaagaaaagggAGACCGGCGAAGAGAAGACTGATGAAAAGAAAACTGAGACTGTAGAAGAGAAGGAACCAGAGAAGgaaaagaagaaaaagaagaagacgaCTAAGGAGAATGGGGCAGGAAAGGAGAAGAaggaaaagaagaagaaacaggaGAAGATGAGAAAGGAGAATGAGACTAAGATGGAACCGGAAAaggaaaagaagaagaagaaaactaATGAGAACTGTGTTGACAAGGACCCACCACCTCCATCCACCACAGTAACACCTGATCCTCCAACAAAGAAGAAAA AGAAGAAAAAGCTTAAACTCTCAGAGACTGCAGTGGCTGAGATGCCAGTCACCCCTGCCCAAGACTCCATCCCTGTACAGCATCCTCCAGCACCCACAGAGACCCCTCCTAAAAAG AAAAATAAATAA
- the LOC121544460 gene encoding nucleolar protein dao-5 isoform X4: MSSKKKHGSNHQLTHLIYRHLKENGFQKAAEELKEHVKKGREPEALSTSLLDIYNKWFGDASKSTKTGTEPDSSELKKDRQADPESSTEISSSEETTPVKASQTPKPQSPAKASPAKAKTAVQRTLGGKGIVVEESTGTDSSEDSESEETPPQKSPAAPKANHVPAAKVKARSEVTPSTPTKAKLTTTSTPKSGASIYTTDTSSDSEEETTVKTPLTPTATPVTPTSKPTSTAKTKATPAKAVVVATPSKAKATTTATPKSTAPESSSCSSESSDSDEESPAVKTPTTPKGTPAKPVTPISKTTSTAKPTTKSKTTAPESSSDSSDLSSDSEEESPATTTAATLKTTSVTQQKATSTAKTKAPPATPVKPVIAATPSKTPASKESSDSSDLSDSDEESPAVKTPTTPKGTPAKPVTPISKTTSTAKPTTKSKTTAPESSSDSSDLSSDSEEESPATKTTTTQAKPTKPASPAKAATVAPPSKAKATATVTAKTTTAESSSDSSDSSDSEEESPAVKTPTTPKGTPAKPVTPISKTTSTAKPTTKSKTTAPESSSDGCDSSSDNEEEGPTVKTQTAPVKQQTATSTAKMKATPVKPVVAATQNKTPVRKKSSDSSDSSSDSEEESPATTTAATLKTTSVMQQKATSTAKTKAHPATPVKPVIAATPSKTPASKESSDSSDLSDSEEESPATTTTSKPKATPVTPAKQAKLKVTPATPAKPVVAATPSKAQATPTVTPTRTAPESSSDSSDSPSDIPDEAPAKQAEVELKTPASAKKAQSGGKGKKTASKDLLLLLNSLSSPTAKATEKKRGRSGDSSVEETPAVTVTPAVAPATSKGKKVAAKDKKATSSKKSQASAPSAKRKRGEDKPGDTPVKGKKKKPSPETVMAALPLTLLGPPPTGGDDSSSDSDTDLDVEKWKRLALELSDTDIGKMDTFTALNAPPAPASAAKKTRAPRKPRTKAAPKTPPKPRAKAAPKTPKPKAGAAVKKASPAKKVKTTAEKEDGAEGKGKTKTPAKASKAKSSQAKKAALPTLSVKTPPTPSPEGQAEEINNNNADLTTVADKQPPSTPATTTPNGKLSAKKGKRKNGNNNETKADENPPEPKKKKKRETGEEKTDEKKTETVEEKEPEKEKKKKKKTTKENGAGKEKKEKKKKQEKMRKENETKMEPEKEKKKKKTNENCVDKDPPPPSTTVTPDPPTKKKKKKKLKLSETAVAEMPVTPAQDSIPVQHPPAPTETPPKKKNK, from the exons ATGTCTTCAAAGAAGAAGCATGGATCAAATCATCAATTGACCCATTTGATATACCGGCATTTGAAGGAGAACGGCTTCCAAAAAGCTGCAGAAGAACTCAAAGAGCATGTGAAGAAG GGCAGAGAACCAGAAGCTTTGTCAACTTCACTACTGGACATCTACAATAAATGGTTTGGAGA TGCTTCCAAGAGCACAAAGACGGGAACAGAACCAGATTCTTCTGAGTTAAAAAAGGACCGTCAAGCAGACCCTGAAAGCAGCACAGAGATCTCGAGTTCAGAAGAGACAACACCTGTTAAAG CCTCCCAGACCCCAAAGCCTCAGAGCCCAGCTAAGGCCAGCCCAGCTAAGGCCAAGACTGCAGTGCAGAGAACTCTTGGAGGGAAGGGGATAGTAGTCGAGGAGAGCACTGGGACAGACAGCTCAGAGGACTCTGAGAGTGAAGAGACACCGCCACAG AAAAGCCCTGCTGCGCCCAAAGCCAATCATGTTCCAGCTGCAAAGGTCAAGGCCAGGTCAGAGGTCACACCATCGACCCCAACCAAGGCCAAGCTAACAACCACTTCCACGCCTAAGTCTGGGGCCTCCATCTATACCACTGATACGTCTTCAGACAGTGAAGAGGAAACAACAGTG AAAACACCCTTGACGCCAACGGCAACACCAGTGACACCAACCAGTAAACCAACATCAACAGCCAAGACGAAAGCTACTCCAGCTAAAGCAGTGGTTGTTGCTACTCCAAgcaaggccaaggcaacaactACTGCCACACCTAAATCTACAGCACCCGAGTCATCCAGTTGCAGTAGTGAATCGTCAGATAGCGATGAGGAGAGTCCAGCAGTG AAAACACCCACAACACCAAAAGGaacacctgcaaaaccagtaACACCAATTAGTAAAACAACATCAACGGCCAAGCCAACAACCAAATCGAAGACTACAGCGCCAGAGTCTTCCAGTGACAGCAGTGATTTATCATCAGACAGCGAAGAGGAGAGTCCAGCAACG ACAACAGCTGCCACTCTGAAAACTACATCAGTGACGCAACAGAAAGCAACATCAACAGCCAAGACGAAAGCCCCTCCGGCTACCCCGGTTAAACCAGTGATTGCTGCCACTCCAAGCAAGACCCCAGCTAGTAAGGAGTCCAGTGACAGCAGTGATTTATCAGACAGCGATGAGGAGAGTCCAGCAGTG AAAACACCCACAACACCAAAAGGaacacctgcaaaaccagtaACACCAATTAGTAAAACAACATCAACGGCCAAGCCAACAACCAAATCGAAGACTACAGCGCCAGAGTCTTCCAGTGACAGCAGTGATTTATCATCAGACAGCGAAGAGGAAAGTCCAGCAACG AAAACAACCACAACACAGGCGAAACCCACTAAACCTGCTAGCCCAGCTAAAGCAGCGACTGTTGCCCCTCCAAGCAAGGCCAAGGCAACAGCCACTGTCACAGCCAAGACTACAACAGCAGAGTCATCTAGTGACAGCAGTGACTCGTCAGACAGCGAAGAGGAGAGTCCAGCAGTG AAAACACCCACAACACCAAAAGGaacacctgcaaaaccagtaACACCAATTAGTAAAACAACATCAACGGCCAAGCCAACAACCAAATCGAAGACTACAGCGCCAGAGTCTTCCAGTGACGGCTGTGATTCATCATCAGACAATGAAGAGGAAGGTCCAACAGTG AAAACACAGACGGCGCCAGTGAAGCAACAGACAGCAACATCAACAGCCAAGATGAAAGCCACCCCAGTTAAACCAGTGGTTGCTGCTACCCAAAACAAGACCCCAGTTAGGAAAAAGTCCAGTGACAGCAGTGATTCATCATCAGACAGCGAAGAGGAGAGTCCAGCAACG ACAACAGCTGCCACTCTGAAAACTACATCAGTGATGCAACAGAAAGCAACATCAACAGCCAAGACGAAAGCCCATCCGGCTACCCCGGTTAAACCAGTGATTGCTGCCACTCCAAGCAAGACCCCAGCTAGTAAGGAGTCCAGTGACAGCAGTGATTTATCAGACAGCGAAGAGGAAAGTCCAGCAACG ACAACAACCTCAAAACCAAAAGCAACACCAGTGACACCAGCGAAACAAGCAAAACTGAAAGTCACTCCTGCTACTCCAGCTAAGCCAGTTGTTGCTGCTACACCAAGCAAGGCCCAGGCAACACCCACTGTCACACCTACAAGGACAGCACCAGAGTCGTCCAGTGACAGCAGTGACTCACCATCAGACATCCCAGATGAAGCCCCAGCGAAGCAGGCTGAGGTTGAACTTAAGACCCCTGCTTCAGCCAAGAAGGCCCAGAGTGGGGGGAAGGGAAAGAAAACGGCTTCTAAGGACCTACTCCTACTGCTGAACAGTCTGTCT TCACCCACAGCTAAAGCCACTGAGAAGAAGCGTGGCAGAAGTGGAGACTCCTCAGTTGAGGAAACTCCAGCTGTTACAGTAACCCCTGCTG TTGCTCCAGCCACATCTAAAGGAAAGAAGGTGGCCGCAAAAGACAAGAAAGCAACCTCATCGAAAAAATCACAA GCCTCAGCTCCATCAGCCAAGAGGAAAAGAGGGGAAGACAAACCAGGGGACACGCCCGTTAAAGGCAAAAAGAAGAAGCCCTCCCCTGAGACTGTCATGGCTGCCCTGCCTCTGACCCTTCTTGGTCCTCCTCCTACAGGGGGAGACGACTCTAGCTCGGACTCTGACACCGATCTGGACGTGGAGAAGTGGAAGAGACTGGCACTGGAACTgtcag ACACTGACATCGGCAAAATGGACACCTTCACTGCGCTGAACGCTCCACCTGCTCCTGCCTCAGCAGCGAAGAAAACAAGAGCCCCGAGGAAGCCCAGGACTAAAGCTGCACCGAAAACGCCCCCCAAACCCAGGGCTAAAGCTGCACCGAAGACACCTAAACCCAAGGCTGGCGCTGCAGTGAAAAAGGCTAGTCCTGCTAAAAAGGTCAAGACTACAGCTGAAAAGGAAGATGGGGCTGAGGGGAAAGGGAAGACCAAGACACCAGCAAAAGCCAGTAAAGCCAAGTCCAGTCAGGCTAAGAAGGCAGCACTTCCCACcctatcagtcaaaacacctcccACCCCATCCCCTGAAGGCCAAGCAGAGGAGATCAACAATAATAATGCCGACCTTACGACTGTGGCAGACAAACAGCCACCCTCCACGCCTGCTACCACAACACCTAATGGAAAACTATCAGCCAAGAAAGGGAAGAGGAAAAATGGGAACAACAATGAGACTAAAGCAGATGAGAATCCACCAGAacccaaaaagaagaagaaaagggAGACCGGCGAAGAGAAGACTGATGAAAAGAAAACTGAGACTGTAGAAGAGAAGGAACCAGAGAAGgaaaagaagaaaaagaagaagacgaCTAAGGAGAATGGGGCAGGAAAGGAGAAGAaggaaaagaagaagaaacaggaGAAGATGAGAAAGGAGAATGAGACTAAGATGGAACCGGAAAaggaaaagaagaagaagaaaactaATGAGAACTGTGTTGACAAGGACCCACCACCTCCATCCACCACAGTAACACCTGATCCTCCAACAAAGAAGAAAA AGAAGAAAAAGCTTAAACTCTCAGAGACTGCAGTGGCTGAGATGCCAGTCACCCCTGCCCAAGACTCCATCCCTGTACAGCATCCTCCAGCACCCACAGAGACCCCTCCTAAAAAG AAAAATAAATAA